The Burkholderia ambifaria AMMD genome contains the following window.
ATCGGGCTGGTCGCAAGCGCGGGCACCTACTGGGGCGCGCTGCGCGAGCTCGACGATCTCCTCGACGACCAGATGCGCAGCATGTCGAAGCAGATCGTCGTCGGCCCGAACGGCGAGCTGTCGTTTCGCGACCACGGCGACGGCAAGCACGACTTCGAGGCCAGCGATCCCGACGCCGTGCTGCTGCAGGTCTGGCGCAACGGCACTCTGGTCTACTCGACCGATCGCGAATCCGCGCTGCCGCCGCCCGCGCAGACGGGCGTCGGCAGCGTCGACGTCGGCGGCCAGCCGTGGCGCACCTATGTGACCCAACGCGGCGGCACGACGATCCGGCTCGCGCAGGCGCGCCATGCGCGCTGGGAAGCGATCGCGGGCATCGCGGTGCATTTGCTGTGGCCGGTGTTCTCGATGCTGCCGGTGCTCGCGATCGGGCTGTGGTTCGGCATCGGCGCGGGGCTGCGGCCGCTGCGCACGATCGCATCGGGCCTGAAGCGCAGGAATGCGAACAATCTCGAACCGGTCGACGTCGCGTCGATGCCGAACGAGGTGCGGCCGCTCGCCGAAGCGATCAACGACCTGCTCGCGCGGCTCGACCGCTCGTTCACGCTGCAGCGCCACTTCATCGCCGATGCCGCGCACGAGCTGCGCACGCCGATCATGGGGCTGTCGATCCAGTCGCAATTGCTGCGGCGCGCGGCGACCTCCGACGAACGTGAACAGATCCTCGCGCAGATCCATGCGGGCACGACACGCCTCGGCCACCTCGCCGAGCAGTTGCTGACGCTCGCGCGCCTCGAACCCGATGCGCAGGCGAGTGCGTCGGCGTCCACGCCCGTCGATCTCGCCGCGCTGTGCCGCTCGGTGGTCGCCGACCGCACGCGCGTCGCCGATGCGCATCGGATCGACCTCGGCGCGATCGTGTCGTCGCCGGTGATGGCCGCCGGCAATATCGATACGTTGCGCGTACTGCTGAACAACCTCGTCGACAACGCGATCCGCTACGCGGGCGACGGCGCACGCGTCGACGTATCCGCGCGCGTCGACGGCGCCACCCCCGTGCTCGAAGTCGCCGACGACGGCCCCGGCATCCCGGAAGCCGAGCGCACGGAAGTCTGGGAGCGCTTCTATCGCGGCGAAGGCGCGCAGGCCGTCACGGCGTCGGGCAGCGGACTCGGGCTGTCGATCGTCAAGCGGATCGCCGAACAGCATCGCGCGACGGTCGCGCTCGGCACGACGCCAGGCGGGCGCGGGCTGACCGTGACGGTGCGCTTTCCCGTGCCGATCTGACGCACGGCCCGATCCGCAGCTTGTCCACAGATTGTGTTGGCAAGCTTGTGGACAACCTGCCGCTAACGGCAGCAAACCATTGATCCGAAAGAACTTGACGGTCGTGCGCAGCGAATGCGCCAGCCGGGGCGAATCTGCAGCCAATTTGACAACCAGTTGTCCATTACGTAAAGTAGTTGTCAATTCATCGCGCCATCACGCATCCCGACCATGACGAAACCCGCCAAGTTGACCGCCGTCGCGCTGTCCGTGTTCCGGCTGAACGGCCTGCTGATCGAATGGGGCAATACCTTTGCCGCGCCGCACGGCCTGACCAGCGCGCGCTGGCAAGTGCTGGGCGCCATCTCGATGGCGCCGGACGCCCCGAACATCCCGCAGATCGCCGACGCGATGGGCATCACGCGGCAGGCCGTCCTGAAGCAGGTCAACGTGCTGACCGAAGAAGGACTCGTGCAACCGCTGCCGAACCCGACGCACAAGCGCTCGCCGTTGTATGCGCTGACGCCGCGCGGTGCCGCGGCCTATCAGGCGGTGGTCGAGCACTGGCAACACCATGTCCGCGGCCTCGCCGGCCAGTTCAGTTCGACCGATCTCGATGCGGCGATTCGCGTTCTGTCGACGATGTCCGCCGCTCATGCGCCCGATGGGCATGCGTGATCGCATCGTTGGCTCATTCCCCTCAGGAGGGCGTGCCCATGTCACATTTCAAACCGATGGATCCGAACTTTCCGATCCAGCAACAGCTCGGCATCGACGCCGAACCCGTCGTCCTCGTCAACGTCTTCACGCTGGATCCGGCCGATGAAGCCGACTTCCTGGCCGTGTGGAAGGACGACGCCGCGTTCATGAAACGACAGCCGGGATTCATTTCGACGCAGCTGCATCGCGCGCTCGGCGACAGCCCGACCTACTTCAACCAGGCGATCTGGGAGTCGACCGCCGCGTTCCGCGCGGCCTTCACGCATCCCGAGTTCGTCGCGAAGCTGTCGGCCTATCCGTCGTCCGCCGTCGCGAGCCCGCATTTGTTTCAGAAGGTCGCCGTGGCGGGTATTTGTACTGCGTGAGCCGGCGCGCCGCGCACGGGTGGCACGCTGTGCTGTACTGCTCGATCGCGATCGCGAAGTTCTCCACAGAAAATGTTGGCAAGCTTGTGGATATCCTGCGCACCACAACGCTAAGCCCTTGATCCGACGGACTTTGGCACGCGTGATGCAGACGCGGCGCGCAACCGGCCGTCAGATGCGCCGGTTCGCCGCACATCGCATCACGATGCCACGTCGGCGACCGGCGATGCACGACACACGATGCGTGTCGTTCGCGACTTACCCACAGATTTTGTTGGCAAGCATGTGGATAGCCTGCGCATAGCGCGATCAAGCGCTTGATCCGAAACGCTTTGTCCGCGTCGCTTCGAATGCGGCACACGGCGGGCGAAAGGCGACCGTCGACCGGCAAAACCCCGCTCGCGTGTCGTCACGTGATGCGAAGCGCCGCCTGTCGCGCACGCCACGCCACTTACCCACAGATTTTGTTGGCAAGCGTGTGGATAGCCTGCGCATACCATGCTCAAGCGCTTGATCCGAAAGGCTTTGTCCGCGCCGCTTCGAACCGTGCAGGCAGGCCTCGCGCAACGCCTGTCGCATGCGATCGCAGCGGTCGCCGCGCGATGAACGCGACCGATGGCGCGCTTGTCCACAATTTTTGTTGGCAAGCATGTGGATATCCTGAGCATGCGTGACCTAAGTCGTTGATCGCGCAACGTTTCGACATGCCGACCACGACTGCGGCACGGCGCGCCGCCGTCGCGTCATTCATTCATCGATCGGTCGATCACGCACGCCGCGCCGCCCGCTCAGGCGAGCGTCGCGACCGCGATGCGTGCGGCCGCCGCGATCACGTCGTCCTTCGGCTTCGCATCGGCACGCGTCTGCGTGTAGTACACGGCGAGCACGATCGGCGCGCGCGACGGCAGCCAGATCACGCCCGCATCGTTCGTCGTCCCGTAGTCGCCGGTGCCGGTCTTGTCGCCCACCTGCGACCCGGCCGGCACGCCCGCGCGAATCCGCTTGTCGCCGACCTTGTTGCCGCGCAGCCATGCAACGAACTGCGCACGCTGCGCGGGCGGCAGCGCGTCGCCGAGCGTGAGCACGCGCATGCTCGCGGCCATCGCGGCCGGCGTCGTCGTGTCGCGCGGGTCGCCCGGCAACGCCGTGTTCAGTTCGGTCTCCCAGCGATCGAGCCGGAACGCGTCGTCGCCGATCGAGCGCGCATACGCGGTCACCGCCGACGGTCCGCCGATCAGCTTCATCGCGAGGTTCGCGGCCGAGTTGTCGCTGTACTGGATCGCCGCCTCGCACAACTCGGCGACGGTCATCCCCGTGCCGACATGCTTGCCCGACACCGGCGAGTAGTTCACGAGATCGGACGGCCCGTAGGTCACGCGCTGCTGCAGCAACCCCGGACGCTCGACGCTGTGCGCGAGCACCGCCGCGCCCAGCATCGCCTTGAACGTGCTGCAGAACGGGAAGCGCTCGTCCGCGCGATGCTGCGCGCGCCGGCCGCTCGCAGAGTCGATCGCGCACACGCCGAGATGGCCGCCGGCCGCGTGCTCGAGCGCGGCGAACGACGTCGCGGACGAAACGTCCTCCCCCGCGGCCGGCGACGATGCGCACGCGGTGACGGTCAGGACGAGCGGCGCCGTCGCGGCGGCCAGCAACAGGGTTCGACGTTGCGATGAGTAGGTCATGTCAGGTCTCTCGTGGTGGAATGGATGCGAAACGGCCGGCCGGCGAGACAGCACTATCGTGACTTTACGGTTGCCTGACAAGCAACGATAATTGAGCGCTGCCACAAGAAATTCTTATGACTAAGCTCCGCCCTCACCTCCCACTGAATGCGTTGCGCGCGTTCGAATCGTCGGCGCGCCACCTGAACTTCACGCGCGCCGGCCTCGAGCTGAGCGTGACGCAGGCGGCCGTGAGCCAGCAGGTGCGCTCGCTGGAGGAGCGGCTCGGCTGCGCGCTATTCACGCGGCTGCCGCGCGGTCTCGGCCTCACCGACGAAGGGCGCGCGCTGCTGCCGGTGCTCAGCGACGCCTTCAGCCGGATCGAAACCGTGCTCAAGCAGTTCGACGGCGGGCGCTTCCACGAGGTGCTCACGCTCGGCGCGGTCGGCACCTTTGCCATAGGCTGGCTAATGCCACGGTTGAAGCGCTTCGGCGACACGCACCCGTTCGTCGAGCTGCGGCTGCGGACCAACAACAACGTCGTCGACCTCGCGGCCGAGGGCCTCGATTTCGCGATCCGCTTCGGTGAAGGCAACTGGCCGGCGACGCGCAACGAGCGGCTGCTCGACGCGCCGCTCACCGCGCTGTGCGCGCCGGAGATCGCGCGCCGCCTCGCGGCGCCGGCCGATCTCGCGAACGAAACGCTGCTGCGCTCGTACCGCACCGACGAATGGCTCGGCTGGTTCGACGCCGCGCAGCTCGAACCGTGGTCGGTCAACGGGCCGGTGTTCGATTCGTCACGGCTGATGGTCGAGGCGGCGATGCAAGGCGCGGGCATCGCGCTCGCGCCGGCCTGCATGTTCGCGCGCGAACTGCAGCTGGGCCTGCTCGCGCGGCCGCTCGACATCGACGTGCGCGCGGGCGGCTACTGGCTCACGTCGCTGAAGTCGAAGCCGCTCACGCCGGCGATGACGCTGTTTCGGGACTGGATCGTCGCGGAAGCGGCCGGCGCGGCACCGGTCGAATGACGGGCCCGGCTTGTCCACAGATTTTGTTGGCAAGGATGTGGATATCCTGGGTACCCGGGGCCTAACTCGTTGATCGTGCACGATTTACGGCGTCGATACACACATCGGGCAGCCCGTGCGCACGGGGTTCGACGCACCGGCCGCCGCACGCGGGATCCTCAACCATCAGGAAGCAATCAGGTGAGACTTATCCACAGATTTTGTTGGCAAGCCTGTGGATATTCCCCCGATGTGACACGTAACACCCTGATACAAAAGGGGATTCAGTAGATCGGGCCCGGCGGGTCAACGACGCGGCATCGTTTGCGATCTCGCAGCATTTGCTGCGCGTCCGGATCGGGGCCGGCCGGGTTCTCCACAGATTGTGTTGGCAAGCTTGTGGATATCCTGCGCACCAGATGGCTAACTCATTGAGCGCACGGGGTTTTGTGCGCGCCGCGCAGGATTGGGCAGCACCGGCGCGGGCCGGGCGGCCGGCGCCGGGGCTGCCGGTTCGTCAGTGCCGGTCGAGCCCGCTGCGCAATTCGCTCGCCTTGTCGCGCAGCGCCTCGTAGCCCGAGCGCGCATGTTCGGGCAGGTCGGGATCGCCGATCAGCGCGCCGAGCGTTTCGATCAGGCTGAACAGGATGCCCTTCGCCGCCCCCGCCGCGATGCTCTGCGACTCGATCGACTTGTGCAGGTGGTCGACCGCCGCTTCCAGATTCTCGAGCTTCTGCTCGCCGTCGTCGGGCCGATTGTCGGTCGTCATCGTCATTGCCTCCGCCATCGTTCAAGGGTCATGTCACGATTCTATGCCGCTGCGCGCGAACGTGGCGCGACATCGCGCAACCTTCGCGCACGCCTGCGCTACAGCAGCGCGACCACCTTCACGCGACCCGGCCGCGCCGCCGCCGCGACCACCTGGCCGTCGACGCGGCGGAACGTCAGCGAGACGGTTTCGTCGCCGACGCGCAGGTCGTCGATGCGCAGCCAGTCGACGCCTTCGGGCAGCGTCGGGCGCTCGACCCGCACCTCGTGGCGCGCCGCGTCGACGCTCACGCCCAGACACGCCTGCAGCATCATGAACGGCGCACCGGCCGCCCACGCCTGCGGCAGGCACGCGACCGGATAGGCCGTCGGCGGTTCGCCGCGCCGGCGCGGGAACCCGCAGAACAGCTCCGGCAGCCGCATCTCGAAGCTGACGGCCGCCTCGAACAACGCGCGCAGCAGGTTCACCGCGGCCGTCTTGTCGCCGTAGCGCGCGAGCCCGCGCGCGATCAGCGCATTGTCGTGCGGCCACACCGAACCGTTGTGATAGGCCATCGGGTTGAAGCGCGGCTGGCCGGCCGCGAGCGTGCGGATGCCCCAGCCCGTCTGGAACAGCGTCGAGCCGAGCACGCTCGCGACCGCCGCGCCGCGCTGCGCGTCGGGCAGCCCGAACGCGAGCAGCTGGCCCGCGTTCGACGCGAGCACGCGGCACAGATCGCCGTGACCGTCGAGCGCGATCCCGTAGAACTGGGCGTCCGGCATCCAGAACAGCGCGTCGACCTGGTCGCGCAGCGCCTTCGCGCGCAGCGCATAGCGCGTCGCATCGGCCGCGTGCCCGCGCCGGCGCGAGCACATCGACATCGCGTCGAGTGCCGCGCACGCATACGCCTGCACTTCGACGAGCGCGATCGGGCCGTCCGGGAAGCGGCCGTCCGCGTGGAACACCGAGTCGTGACTGTCCTTCCAGCCCTGGTTCGCGAGGCCGCGCTCCGACGTGCGCTGGTAGTCGAGCAGCCCGTACGGATTGCGGTCGCACTTGTCTATCACCCATTGCGCGGCACGCTCGAGCGCGGGCCACAGCTCGTCGATCAGCGCATCGTCGCCGGTATGCTCGACGTACGCGCCCGCGAGCACGATGAACAGCGGGGTCGTGTCGACGCCGCCGTAATACAGCGCGAACGGCACCTCGCCCGTCGCGGCCATCTCGCTGCGGCGGAACTCGTGCATGATCTTGCCGGGCTCGGCGTCGCGGAACGCGGAAGTCTCGCGCGCCTGATGCGCGGCGAGAAAGCGCAGCACGCCGCGCGCGAGCGACGGTTGCAGCCACAGCATCTGCAGCGACGTGATCACCGCGTCGCGGCCGAACGGGGTCGAGAACCACGGAATGCCCGCATACGGATACGGGCCGGTGTCGAGCTGCGTCGTGAGCAGCCCGAGATCCGCGAGCGACCGGTCGAGCCACGCGTCGAACAGCGGATTACCGGTGTGCACGCGCGCCATCGACTCGCGTCGCGACCGCATCTCGCGATGCACGCCGACGAGCGCGGTGCGCAGCGCGACGCGCCCGCATCCCGGGTCCGCGCCGTGATGCGCCGAATCGAGCGTCGCATCGACGGTCAGGTAGATCGACACGCATGCCTGGGCGGCGATCGTCAGCGTGTAGTCGGCACGATCGACCGACAGCGCGTCGGGCGCCGGCGAGAAATGCACGGTCACGTTGCGCTCGACTTTGTCGAGGCCGTCGTAGCGCAACCGCACCGCGCCGGCGTCGACGCGCGGCGCGCCCACCGTGCCGCGCTTCGGGCGCAGCGTGCCGCGCACTTCGAACATGTCCTTGAAATCCGCCGCGAACGACAGCGACAGCGGCACTTCGGCCTCGCTCGCGCCGTAGTTCGTCAGCGTCAGCGCTTCGTACAGCACGTCGCCCGCGAGCACGCGCGTGCGTTCGATGTGGATCACGCCCTCGGGCGTCTCCTTGCCGCCGAGCGGCGGCAGCGGCCGGTTCGTCAGGTGCGCGGTAAACGACGCGTTGTCCGCGCTCGTCGCGCCCGACAGCAGCGACGGCGCGCGGCCGCCGAACGTCAGGCGCCAGGTCGACAGCACGCGCATGTCGTCGACGTACAGGCCGTCGTCGCGCCCGCTGATGTCGCCGAGCGCGTCGCCGACCACGAACGCGTCGCCGGATTTGAGCACGTACTGGTTGTTGCGCGCGAGCGCCTGCGGATCGGCTTCGGGCGCGATGAATGCGGGGCCGGACGCTTGGGTCGGAGGAAGCGGCGCGACTTGCGGCGCCTGCGTCGTGGTGGCTTCGGCGTGATTCGGCATCGATGCTCCTGTGTCGAGGCGCAACGCGCGGCGCGCGTCGCGTGTTTCGCACAGGATAGGCCAGAACGGGGAAAGCGCGCAGCGACGAAAAAGACGCGGCGCCATGCGACGTTACCGTCGCCGCATGGCGTCGCGCACAGGCATGTCACGCGCCGGTCAGAACTTCCACAGGATGTTGCCGAGCACCGCGTTGTCGCGCACGCCGCTGCCGTACTGGCCGCTGAACGTGAGGCCGAGCGTCAGGCGCTTCGTGATGTTCGCGTCGATGCCGGCCTCGAGTACCGCGCTGTCGCGAGCAATCGGCACGCCCGATACCTGGAACGACGTGCCGCCGTTCGCGAACGTGAACGCCGACGACGGCCGCACGTTGCCGAACGCATGCCGCCAGCCGACCGTGCCGCGCGCGGTGAACGTGCCGCTCGCGATCGAGCCGAGCTGCGACGCGGCGCGCAGGCCGAGCGTCGAGAACCCGATGTGGGTCGTCTGGCCGCCTGCCTGCAGCGCCGCCGCACCGCCGCTTTCGGTATAGCCGTCGGTATGCAGGTTCACGTAGGCCAGACCCGCGAACGGTTCGAGCGCGACCGGCCCGAGCGGCAGCGCGTAGCCGACTTCGCCGAACACCTGCGCCGAATGCGCGTTGTAGCCGGCCGAATTGTGGTCCGAGAAGCCCGCGAAGCCCGGATAGCGGTCGGTGTTGATCCGGTACCACGTGTACGACGCGCCGCCGCGCACGCCGAGCGCGCCGTACTGCGCACCGCCGTACAGCGACAGGTAGTAGCTGTTGACCGCCGCCGACGAACTCTGGTCGTTGTCGAGCGAGCTGTGCGTAACGCCCGCGGCCAGACCGGCCCGCCACTTGTCGTTGAGCGCCATGTCGGCACCGGCGATGAAACCGGTCATGCTGCGGTTGATCGTCGACGCGTTGCCGTCGCCCGCGAGCCGGCTGCGGCCGCCGAACGCCTGCCCCCAGACCACCGGCTGGTAAGGCGTGCCGCCGTAGCAGCCGTCGCGCGAGCCGATCCGGCGCTCGGGCGCGAGCGTCGGGTCGGTCACGCCGGCCGTGTTGTCGCCGCACAGCGCGGCCCCGCCCGACGACAGCGCCGCGAGCGGCCCCGATCCGGGCGCGAGACCCTGGCGCACGCGATCGGTCACGGCATCGCGCACATAGCGGCTGTCGAGCAGCAGCATGCTCTTCAGGCTCGCCTGCAGCTCGCCGTCGAGCACCGAGTAGGCCTGGCGCGCGGTGGCCGCATCGGTCGTCAACACCTTGTCGTACAGCGTGTTGCCCGCGCCGAGCGCACCGATCGCGGTGGCGACCGAGCGCTGGTTCGGCGTCGTCGCGACGTCGGGCAGCGCCGTGCCGTTCGTGACGAGCCGCAGGTACACGTGGTTCGGATCGTAGCTGAGCGTCGGCATCAGGAACGCGTAGTTCGAATTCACCTGGCTGAACGCGCCCTGCACGCCCGACGATGCGCTGAGGATCGTGTACGTCGTGCTCGGCTGGAAGCTGGCCTGGTTCGCGAGCACCTGCACGGTGCCGCCGTTCAGCGTCGCCGTGCCGCCCGCGGCAATGCTGCCGCTTTGCTGCGGCGTGACCGCGACCTGCAGCGTCGAGCCCGGCTGGAACGTGACGTTGCCGGCGACGTTCAGCGCCGCGCCCGGTTGCGACACGGCCGCGATCCCGCCGCTCTGGACCACGACGCCGCCAACCGTGCCGGTGCCCGTCAGCGTCGCGCCGTTCTGCACGGTCACGGCCGACTGGGCGAGCGAACCGGCGACGTCGAGCGTGCCCGCGGCGACGGTCGTCGGGCCGCTCAGCGTATTGGTGCCCGTCAGCGTCAGGGCTCCGCTGCCGGCCTGGGTCAGCGAACCGGTGCCGGACAGCACGTTCGCGAGCGTCACGCTGCCGGACTGGTTGACGATCAGTGCGCCGTTGTCGACGACATTGCCGACCACGCTGCCCGACGTGCCGCCGTTGCCGAGCTGCAGCGTGCCGCCCGACGCGATCGTCGTGCCGCCCGTGTACGTGTTGCTGCCGGTCAGCGTCTGGACGCCGGTGCCGGCGACCGTCACGCCGCCCGTGCCGCCGATGACGCCGTCGAACGTGCCGTTGGTGCTGCCGTTCAACGCCAGCGCGTTCGCGCCGAGGTTCACGGTGCTGCCGGCCGCCCCGGACAACGTGCCGATCGTCTGCGTGCCCGCTGCGCCGCTCACGTCGAACGTCGCGCCGGTGCCGGCGAGGTTCACCGCGCCCGTCGACGCGAGGCTGCCGCCCGTGCCGAGCGCGAGCGTGCTGCCGCCGTTGATCGTCGTGCCGCCGGTGTATGTGTTCGCGCCCGTGAGTGTCTGCGTGCCGGTGCCCGCGACGGTCACGGCGCCGGTGCCGCCGATCGTCCCGCCGAACGTGCTGGCGCCGCTGCCGTTCAGCGTCAGCGCGTTCGCGCCGAGGTTCACGGTCGTGCCCGCCACGCCCGACAGCGCGCCGATCGTTTCGGCACCCGCCGCACCGCTCACGTCGAACGTCGCGCCCGACCCGGCGAGATTCACCGAGCCGCTCGATGCGAGACTGCCGCCCGAACCCAGCGCAAGCGTGCTGCCGCCGTTGATCGTCGTGCCGCCCGTGTACGTGTTCGCGCCTGTGAGCGTCTGCGTGCCGGTGCCCGCGAGCGTCAGGCCGCCGGTGCCGCCGATCGCGCCGCCGAACGTGCCGTTGCCGCTGCCGTTCAACGTCAGCGCGTTCGCGCCGAGGTTCACGTTCGTGCCGCCCGTGCCGGTCAGCGTGCCGAGCGTCTGCGTGCCCGACGCGCCGCTCAGGTCGAATGTCGCGCCCGTGCCGGCGAGGTTCACCGTGCTGCCCGATGCGAGGCTGCCGCCCGAACCGAGCGCAAGCGTGCTGCCGCCGTTGATCGTCGTGCCGCCGGTGTACGTGTTCGCGCCCGTGAGCGTCTGCGTGCCGGTGCCCGCGACCGTCACGGCACCGGTGCCGCCGATCGTCCCGCCGAACGTACTGGCAACGCTGCCGTTCAGCGTCAACGCATTCGCCCCGAGGTTCACGTTCGTGCCGGCCGCGCCCGACAGCGCGCCGATCGTTTCGGCGCCCGCCGCACCGCTCACGTCGAACGTCGCGCCCGTGCCGGCCAGGTTCACCGTGCCGGTCGATGCGAGGCTGCCGCCCGAAACGAGCGCAAGCGTGCTGCCGCCGTTGATCGTCGTGCCGCCGGTATAGGTGTTCGCGCCCGTCAGCGTCTGCGTGCCGGCACCGGCCAGCGTCAGGCTGCCGGTGCCGCCGATCGCGCCGCCGAACGTGTTGTTGCCGCTGCCGCTCAGCGTCAGCGCATTCGCGCCGAGGTTCACGGTCGAGCCGGTCGCGCCGATCAGCGCGCCGATCGTCTCCGCGCCCGACGCACCGCCAAGGTCGAACGTCGCGCCCGCGCCGGCCAGATTCACCGTGCCCGTCGACGCGAGACTGCCGCCCGCGCCGAGCGCGAGCGTGCTGCCGCCGTTGATCGTCGTGCCGCCCGTGTAGGTGTTCGCGCCGGACAGCGTCTGCGTGCCGGTGCCCGCCAGCGTCAGGCCGCCGGTGCCGCCGATGACGCCGCCGAAGGTGCCGCTCGCCGTGCCGCCCAGCGTCAGCGCATTCGCGCCCAGGCTCACATTGGTGCCGGCCACGCCCGACAGCGCACCGAGCGTCTGCCCGCCCGACGCGCCGCTGAGGTCGAGCGTCGCGCCTGCACCCGCGAGATTCATCGTGCCGGTCGCAGCGAAGCTGCCGCCCGCGCCGACCGCCAGCGTGCCGGCGTTGATCGTGGTGCCGCCGGTATAGGTATTCGTCCCCGTCAGCGTGGTCGTCGCCGCGCCGTCCTTCACGAGCGCGCCTGCGCCGGAGATCGCGCCGCTCAGCCCGAGTGCGTTGGTGCCGCCGAGCGTCAGCGTCGCGCCCGTGCCGAGATCGATCGCGTTGGCGACCGCCAGGCTCGCGTTCGTATCGAGCGTCGCCGCGCCGCCGACATTCAATGCGCCGGAGCCCAGCGCCGCGTTGTTGCCGAGCACGAGGCCGCCGCTGTTCAGGTTCGTGCCGCCCGAATAGGTGCTCGCGCCGTTCAGCGTCTGCGTGCCGGTGCCGTCCAGCGTCAGGCTGCCCGTGCCGCCGATCGTGCCGCCGAACGTGCCGCTCGCGGTCCCGCCCAGCGTCAGCGCGTTGCCGCCCAGATCGATGTTCGTCCCCGCGACGCCGGACAGCGCGCCGAGCGACTGCCCACCCGACGCACCGCTCAAATCGAGCGTCGCGCCCGCACCCGCGAGATTCATCGTGCCGGTCGATGCGAAGCTGCCGCCCGCGCCGACCGCCAGCGTGCCGGCATTGATCGTCGTGC
Protein-coding sequences here:
- a CDS encoding autotransporter-associated beta strand repeat-containing protein; protein product: MNIAHSKKSGESFPRFLLPTGVFLALSGAGIVSAYATCSTAGTTVTCSGVANPLAPSYSNSANNLNVTVNPGASVGVLLGVGGTAMSLTGSNNTLTNNGTIDPSVLGSGLGVLSSGAVVGNAAASTTTVTNNGTMNGSTGVAISGVTGMALSVQNGTGGTSTITNTGTMGTSALAGATLIGADAPVVAAYGGGTVNMTNSGTITGRVSLGSNGTPGLGNTFTNSGTINGSVSMGANSTNTFNAVTGSSVNTAGGTGGAFNITVGPVTLGVAATGTVDGGAGGNNTLVLQQGGSANGTIAVNNYINFNHLDVTSGNWTINGASTAQDATLAGGVAIIGDNASLGTGTITATGGALQAGAAGLDVSNNVTLGAGGLTVQGATGLSLSGTVSGAGALTKNDGGILTLSGANSYTGGTNLNAGGLVVGNNDALGAGALNVNASASLDTSTNVTLGNAVNLATGATLALGGSNDLGLAGTISGAGGLVKNGTATTTLTGANTYTGDTTINSGTLALGAGGSLASTGTVNLTGAGATFDLAGATGAQTIGSLAGAAGTNVNLGGNSLTLDGSANTTYAGTIGGTGGLTLSGTGTQALTGANVYTGDTNLNGGNVVVGSNTALGFGAINVNGSSTLDATTNVSLTNGVNLATGTTLTVGGSTDLGLSGTIAGAGGLVKNGAAALTLTGANSYTGGTTLNAGGLVLGNDAALGSGALSVGGAATLDTTTSLSVANAIDIGTTATLTLGGSNALGLSGAITGAGALVKDGAATTTLTGTNTYTGGTTINAGTLAIGAGGSLSSTGTVNLANAGAAFDIAAGGAQSIGALSGAAGTSVNLGANALTLGGSASGTFGGTIGGTGSLTLNGTGTQTLNGANTYTGGTNLNSGSLVLGNNAALGSGALNVGGAATLDTNASLSVANAIDIGTGATLTLGGTNALGLGGGISGAGALVKDGAATTTLTGTNTYTGGTTINAGTLAVGAGGSFASTGTMNLAGAGATLDLSGASGGQSLGALSGVAGTNIDLGGNALTLGGTASGTFGGTIGGTGSLTLDGTGTQTLNGASTYSGGTNLNSGGLVLGNNAALGSGALNVGGAATLDTNASLAVANAIDLGTGATLTLGGTNALGLSGAISGAGALVKDGAATTTLTGTNTYTGGTTINAGTLAVGAGGSFAATGTMNLAGAGATLDLSGASGGQTLGALSGVAGTNVSLGANALTLGGTASGTFGGVIGGTGGLTLAGTGTQTLSGANTYTGGTTINGGSTLALGAGGSLASTGTVNLAGAGATFDLGGASGAETIGALIGATGSTVNLGANALTLSGSGNNTFGGAIGGTGSLTLAGAGTQTLTGANTYTGGTTINGGSTLALVSGGSLASTGTVNLAGTGATFDVSGAAGAETIGALSGAAGTNVNLGANALTLNGSVASTFGGTIGGTGAVTVAGTGTQTLTGANTYTGGTTINGGSTLALGSGGSLASGSTVNLAGTGATFDLSGASGTQTLGTLTGTGGTNVNLGANALTLNGSGNGTFGGAIGGTGGLTLAGTGTQTLTGANTYTGGTTINGGSTLALGSGGSLASSGSVNLAGSGATFDVSGAAGAETIGALSGVAGTTVNLGANALTLNGSGASTFGGTIGGTGAVTVAGTGTQTLTGANTYTGGTTINGGSTLALGTGGSLASTGAVNLAGTGATFDVSGAAGTQTIGTLSGAAGSTVNLGANALALNGSTNGTFDGVIGGTGGVTVAGTGVQTLTGSNTYTGGTTIASGGTLQLGNGGTSGSVVGNVVDNGALIVNQSGSVTLANVLSGTGSLTQAGSGALTLTGTNTLSGPTTVAAGTLDVAGSLAQSAVTVQNGATLTGTGTVGGVVVQSGGIAAVSQPGAALNVAGNVTFQPGSTLQVAVTPQQSGSIAAGGTATLNGGTVQVLANQASFQPSTTYTILSASSGVQGAFSQVNSNYAFLMPTLSYDPNHVYLRLVTNGTALPDVATTPNQRSVATAIGALGAGNTLYDKVLTTDAATARQAYSVLDGELQASLKSMLLLDSRYVRDAVTDRVRQGLAPGSGPLAALSSGGAALCGDNTAGVTDPTLAPERRIGSRDGCYGGTPYQPVVWGQAFGGRSRLAGDGNASTINRSMTGFIAGADMALNDKWRAGLAAGVTHSSLDNDQSSSAAVNSYYLSLYGGAQYGALGVRGGASYTWYRINTDRYPGFAGFSDHNSAGYNAHSAQVFGEVGYALPLGPVALEPFAGLAYVNLHTDGYTESGGAAALQAGGQTTHIGFSTLGLRAASQLGSIASGTFTARGTVGWRHAFGNVRPSSAFTFANGGTSFQVSGVPIARDSAVLEAGIDANITKRLTLGLTFSGQYGSGVRDNAVLGNILWKF